In Candidatus Aegiribacteria sp., one genomic interval encodes:
- a CDS encoding CNNM domain-containing protein — protein MLSAFFSGCETACFSLDRLQRRRLRRTESGRRVLYLLSSPEKLLSAILFGNTVVNITTSAIAATI, from the coding sequence TTGCTTTCCGCATTTTTCAGTGGCTGTGAAACCGCCTGTTTCAGCCTTGACAGGCTTCAGAGAAGAAGGCTTCGGAGAACAGAATCGGGACGAAGGGTTCTCTATCTTCTTTCAAGCCCGGAGAAACTGCTGTCCGCGATTCTCTTCGGTAATACGGTTGTGAATATTACCACTTCGGCCATTGCGGCAACCATC
- a CDS encoding lytic transglycosylase domain-containing protein, with translation MKPLLYSSAVILTVLSCNRVHEEEMPIPEPVEEIRKCVFSNVDSLYLAGEFHTVRDSLLFVLSADSSLQDEVLFRMLGLYHGRAMENEFVNLLDSLELEGFGPLTGWKVSALDLAGTPEIAIAYVSSEQSTLYRWLSWEIDSVKTRIHIPDISGPCDAFVMAHTAEPGSLSPTQLYYLAEYELLFPSVRDVLLRELEASSDTAGPWLNEILDSISHTAGSALLLLEMQAMADYGSLRFWEDALEASCEACSIAVEEILQRYPGEYSPRWDIVDCLLKSDDIDLAIEYSSRGDSWHRAGTNMAVLLKGEMFDELFQLVDTVSDGAPDSVRARAALFRAHALKDSDNRGRDYYPAYLEFSVRFPEHPQAREAAYNAGKYYDCEQEWNNAAEAYLTSLRTSGSWEGDERAHWRGGFSLYMSERFIEADSLWTHACEQWPAGYWRDEMLFWRARLAGELGREDRRDSLLHVVAEEHPWEFYGILATDRLGIRRSNGFPVPEIDMIADDACSLAVEMTIAGFGVPAVEMLSQGSFGSPSARVAALSLMGRHGSVLRTIRALDTDLRESSNVMLPDSLLCFYFPSPYRQLAIAATDSLTLKADVLQGIMREESYFDRMVVSRAGARGVVQLMPGTAYDVARWYGLPYLEDDDFFNPAASLPYGALYINRQLENFSGENPLFLAAYNAGPGNATRWVDMHGWNPVDPELYIEQITYRETRMYVKKVQRSAWIYERR, from the coding sequence TTGAAACCACTTCTGTATTCCTCAGCAGTAATTCTGACAGTGCTGTCCTGCAACCGTGTTCACGAAGAAGAGATGCCCATTCCAGAACCGGTGGAGGAAATCAGAAAGTGTGTTTTTTCGAATGTGGATTCTCTCTACCTGGCAGGTGAGTTCCACACCGTGCGTGATTCTCTTCTGTTCGTGCTGAGCGCGGATTCATCGCTTCAGGATGAGGTTCTGTTCAGAATGCTGGGGTTGTACCATGGCAGGGCGATGGAGAATGAGTTCGTAAACCTTCTTGACAGCCTCGAACTGGAGGGTTTCGGCCCTCTTACGGGATGGAAGGTATCAGCTCTGGATCTTGCCGGAACTCCGGAGATCGCTATTGCATATGTATCTTCCGAACAATCAACGTTATACAGATGGCTGTCATGGGAAATAGATTCCGTGAAGACCAGGATTCATATTCCGGATATTTCAGGCCCATGCGACGCTTTCGTTATGGCGCATACCGCCGAGCCGGGCAGCCTTTCTCCGACTCAACTGTATTATCTCGCTGAGTACGAACTTCTATTCCCATCGGTGAGGGATGTTCTGTTGAGAGAACTTGAGGCATCCTCGGATACAGCGGGTCCCTGGCTGAATGAAATACTCGATTCGATTTCGCATACGGCTGGAAGCGCGCTTCTGCTCCTGGAAATGCAGGCTATGGCTGATTACGGTTCTCTCAGGTTCTGGGAAGATGCTTTGGAGGCCAGCTGCGAAGCCTGTTCTATTGCTGTGGAGGAAATTCTGCAGCGTTATCCCGGAGAATACAGTCCCCGATGGGATATCGTTGACTGTCTTTTAAAATCCGATGATATTGATCTCGCAATAGAGTATTCCAGCAGAGGAGACTCGTGGCACAGGGCAGGTACAAATATGGCTGTTCTATTAAAAGGGGAGATGTTCGATGAGCTGTTTCAACTCGTCGACACTGTAAGCGATGGAGCTCCAGATTCAGTCAGGGCAAGGGCCGCTCTTTTTAGAGCCCACGCGTTGAAAGATTCCGACAACCGTGGAAGAGATTATTACCCGGCCTATCTGGAATTCTCTGTCAGATTCCCGGAGCATCCGCAGGCAAGGGAAGCTGCTTACAACGCTGGTAAATACTACGACTGTGAGCAGGAGTGGAACAATGCTGCCGAAGCTTATTTAACTTCACTTAGAACTTCAGGTTCATGGGAAGGCGACGAAAGGGCTCACTGGCGTGGAGGGTTTTCCCTCTACATGTCAGAGAGGTTTATCGAGGCAGACTCACTCTGGACCCATGCGTGCGAACAATGGCCCGCCGGTTACTGGAGAGATGAGATGCTTTTCTGGAGAGCCAGGCTGGCCGGTGAACTCGGAAGAGAAGACCGAAGAGATTCACTTCTTCATGTGGTTGCGGAGGAGCATCCCTGGGAGTTCTACGGAATACTGGCCACGGACAGGCTTGGAATCCGAAGAAGTAACGGGTTCCCAGTGCCAGAGATTGATATGATTGCGGACGACGCATGTTCGCTGGCCGTTGAAATGACAATCGCTGGATTCGGGGTTCCAGCGGTGGAGATGCTCTCGCAGGGCTCATTCGGTTCTCCTTCCGCAAGGGTGGCAGCACTGTCACTTATGGGGCGTCACGGATCTGTACTAAGAACGATCCGTGCCCTTGATACGGACCTGAGGGAATCATCGAACGTAATGCTTCCGGATTCTCTTCTGTGCTTTTACTTTCCATCGCCTTACAGGCAGCTTGCGATAGCGGCGACAGATTCCCTTACTCTCAAAGCGGATGTGTTGCAGGGAATAATGAGGGAAGAGAGTTACTTCGACCGCATGGTGGTTTCAAGAGCGGGAGCCAGGGGAGTGGTTCAGCTTATGCCCGGTACAGCCTACGATGTTGCCCGATGGTATGGCCTTCCGTATCTTGAAGATGACGATTTCTTCAATCCCGCTGCATCACTTCCGTACGGGGCACTGTACATAAACAGGCAGCTGGAAAATTTCAGTGGTGAAAATCCTTTGTTCCTCGCGGCCTACAATGCAGGCCCGGGTAACGCGACAAGATGGGTGGATATGCATGGATGGAATCCTGTTGATCCTGAACTGTATATTGAACAGATAACCTACAGAGAAACCAGAATGTATGTTAAGAAGGTTCAAAGGTCTGCCTGGATATACGAAAGGCGATGA